A section of the Phacochoerus africanus isolate WHEZ1 chromosome 4, ROS_Pafr_v1, whole genome shotgun sequence genome encodes:
- the MEN1 gene encoding menin isoform X2 → MGLKAAQKTLFPLRSIDDVVRLFAAELGREEPDLVLLSLVLGFVEHFLAVNRVIPTNVPELTFQPSPAPDPPGGLTYFPVADLSIIAALYARFTAQIRGAVDLSLYPREGGVSSRELVKKVSDVIWNSLSRSYFKDRAHIQSLFSFITGTKLDSSGVAFAVVGACQALGLRDVHLALSEDHAWVVFGPNGEQTAEVTWHGKGNEDRRGQTVNAGVAERSWLYLKGSYMRCDRKMEVAFMVCAINPSIDLHTDSLELLQLQQKLLWLLYDLGHLERYPMALGNLADLEELEPTPGRPDPLTLYHKGIASAKTHYRDEHIYPYMYLAGYHCRNRNVREALQAWADTATVIQDYNYCREDEEIYKEFFEVANDVIPNLLKEAASLLEAGEERPGEQAQGTQSQGSALQDPECFAHLLRFYDGICKWEEGSPTPVLHVGWATFLVQSLGRFEGQVRQKVRIVSREAEAAEAEEPWGEEAREGRRRGPRRESKPEEPPPPKKPALDKGPGAGQGAVPGAPRKPPGTVSGTARGPEGGSAAPTPAPAASPPPEGPVLTFQSEKMKGMKELLVATKINSSAIKLQLTAQSQVQMKKQKVSTPSDYTLSFLKRQRKGL, encoded by the exons ATGGGGCTGAAGGCCGCCCAGAAGACGCTGTTCCCGCTGCGCTCCATCGACGATGTGGTGCGCCTGTTCGCTGCGGAGCTGGGCCGAGAGGAGCCGGACCTGGTTCTCCTATCCCTGGTGCTGGGCTTCGTGGAGCACTTCCTAGCTGTCAACCGCGTCATCCCCACCAACGTGCCCGAGCTCACTTTCCAGCCCAGCCCCGCGCCCGACCCTCCTGGCGGCCTCACCTACTTCCCCGTGGCCGACCTGTCCATCATCGCCGCGCTGTATGCCCGCTTCACCGCCCAGATCCGCGGCGCGGTCGACCTGTCTCTTTACCCTCGAGAGGGGGGCGTCTCCAGCCGCGAGCTGGTGAAGAAGGTGTCCGACGTCATCTGGAACAGCCTCAGCCGCTCCTACTTCaaggatcgagcccacatccagTCCCTCTTCAGCTTCATCACAG GCACCAAACTGGACAGCTCTGGTGTGGCCTTTGCCGTGGTGGGGGCCTGCCAGGCCCTGGGTCTCCGAGATGTTCACCTGGCCTTGTCTGAGGACCATGCCTGGGTCGTGTTTGGGCCCAACGGAGAGCAGACGGCTGAGGTCACGTGGCATGGCAAGGGCAATGAAGATCGCAGGGGCCAGACGGTCAACGCGGGGGTGGCCGAGCGG AGCTGGCTGTACCTGAAAGGCTCGTACATGCGCTGTGACCGCAAAATGGAGGTGGCGTTTATGGTGTGTGCCATCAACCCGTCCATTGACCTGCACACGGACTCCCTGGAGCTGCTCCAGCTGCAGCAG AAGCTGCTCTGGCTGCTGTATGACCTGGGACATCTGGAAAG GTACCCTATGGCGCTGGGGAACCTGGCAGATCTGGAGGAGCTGGAGCCCACTCCTGGCCGGCCAGACCCACTCACCCTCTACCACAAG GGCATTGCCTCAGCCAAGACCCACTACCGGGACGAGCACATCTACCCCTACATGTACCTGGCTGGCTACCATTGTCGCAACCGCAATGTGCGCGAAGCCCTGCAGGCTTGGGCCGACACAGCCACTGTCATCCAGGA CTACAACTACTGCCGTGAAGACGAGGAGATCTACAAGGAATTCTTCGAAGTAGCCAATGACGTCATCCCCAACCTGCTGAAGGAGGCCGCCAGCCTGCTGGAGGCCGGCGAGGAGCGGCCAGGGGAGCAGGCCCAG ggCACCCAGAGCCAGGGTTCTGCCCTCCAGGACCCAGAGTGCTTCGCCCACTTGCTGCGATTCTACGATGGCATCTGCAAATGGGAAGAGGGCAGCCCCACACCGGTGCTGCACGTGGGCTGGGCCACCTTCCTCGTGCAGTCCCTAGGCCGTTTTGAGGGACAG GTGCGGCAGAAGGTACGCATCGTGAGCCGCGAGGCGGAGGCGGCCGAGGCGGAGGAACCGTGGGGCGAGGAAGCCCGGGAAGGCCGGCGGCGAGGCCCGCGGCGGGAATCCAAGCCTGAGGAGCCGCCGCCGCCCAAGAAGCCGGCGCTGGACAAGGGCCCCGGCGCGGGCCAGGGCGCGGTGCCGGGAGCCCCCCGGAAGCCCCCAGGGACGGTCTCGGGCACTGCCCGCGGCCCCGAGGGCGGTAGCGCGGCGCCGACCCCGGCGCCCGCCGCCTCGCCGCCACCGGAGGGTCCGGTGCTGACTTTCCAGAGCGAGAAGATGAAGGGCATGAAGGAGCTGCTCGTGGCCACCAAGATCAATTCGAGCGCCATCAAGCTGCAGCTCACGGCGCAGTCACAAGTGCAGATGAAGAAGCAGAAGGTGTCTACACCTAGTGACTACACGCTTTCCTTCCTCAAGCGGCAGCGCAAGGGCCTTTGA
- the MAP4K2 gene encoding mitogen-activated protein kinase kinase kinase kinase 2 isoform X1, with translation MALLQNVSLQDPRDRFELLQRVGAGTYGDVYKARDTVTSELAAVKIVKLDPGDDISSLQQEITILRECRHPNVVAYIGSYLRNDRLWICMEFCGGGSLQEIYHATGPLEERQIAYVCREALKGLHHLHSQGKIHRDIKGANLLLTLQGDVKLADFGVSGELTASVAKRRSFIGTPYWMAPEVAAVERKGGYNELCDVWALGITAIELGELQPPLFHLHPMRALMLMSKSSFQPPKLRDKMRWTQNFHHFLKLALTKNPKKRPTAEKLLQHPFTTQQLPRALLTQLLDKANDPHLGTPSPEDCDLETRDMFPDTIHSRGQHGPAERTPSEIQFHQVKFGAPRRKETDPLNEPWEEEWTLLGKEELSGSLLQSVQEALEERSLTIRPALELQELDSPDDAIGTIKRAPFLGSSPPEPPAEDLPSSLPGTPPPPLPGPDSPPLLSTAWATMKHREDPERSSCHGLPPTPKVHMGACFSKVFNGCPLRIHAAVTWIHPVTRDQFLVVGAEEGIYTLNLHELHEDTLEKLISPRCAWLYCVNNVLLSLSGKSTHIWAHDLPGLFEQRRLQQQVPLSIPTNRLTQRIIPRRFALSTKIPDTKGCLQCRVVRNPHTGSTFLLAALPASLLLLQWYEPLQKFLLLKNFSSPLPSPAGMLEPLVLDGKELPQVCVGAEGPEGPGCRVLFHVLPLEAGLTPDILIPPDGLPGSAQQVIQVDRDTVLVCFDRCVRIVNLLGEPTATLAPVLTFDFPIETVVCLQDSVLAFWSHGMQGRSLDTNEVTQEITDETRVFRVLGAHRDIILESIPTDNPGAHSNLYILTGHQSSY, from the exons ATGGCGCTACTGCAGAACGTGTCGCTGCAGGATCCACGGGACCGCTTCGAGCTGCTGCAGCGCGTGGGGGCCGGGACCTATGGCGACGTCTACAAG GCCCGCGACACGGTCACGTCCGAACTGGCCGCGGTCAAGATAGTCAAGCTAGATCCAG GGGACGACATCAGTTCCCTCCAGCAGGAAATCACCATCCTGCGTGAGTGCCGCCACCCCAATGTGGTGGCCTACATTGGCAGCTACCTTAG GAATGACCGCTTGTGGATCTGCATGGAGTTCTGCGGAGGGGGGTCCCTGCAGGAGATTTACCACG CCACGGGGCCCCTGGAGGAACGGCAGATTGCCTATGTCTGCCGAGAGGCACTGAAG GGGCTGCACCACTTGCATTCTCAGGGGAAGATCCACCGAGACATAAAG GGAGCCAACCTTCTCCTCACCCTCCAGGGAGATGTCAAGCTGG CTGACTTTGGGGTGTCTGGTGAGCTGACGGCATCTGTAGCTAAGAGGAGGTCTTTCATTGGGACTCCGTACTG GATGGCCCCAGAAGTGGCTGCTGTGGAGCGCAAAGGTGGCTACAACGAGCTGTGTGACGTCTGGGCTCTGGGCATCACCGCCATCGAGCTGGGCGAGCTCCAGCCCCCTCTCTTCCACCTGCACCCCATGAG GGCCTTGATGCTTATGTCAAAGAGCAGCTTCCAGCCGCCCAAGCTGAGAGACAAGATGcgctg GACCCAGAATTTCCATCACTTCCTCAAGCTTGCCTTGACCAAGAACCCCAAGAAGAGACCAACAGCAGAGAAGCTTCTCCAG CACCCGTTCACGACCCAGCAGCTCCCGCGGGCTCTCCTTACACAACTGTTGGACAAGGCCAATGACCCCCACCTGGGAACCCCCTCCCCAGAAGACTGTGACCTGGAG ACCCGCGACATGTTTCCTGACACGATTCACTCCCGGGGGCAGCACGGCCCGGCCGAGAGGACCCCCTCCGAGATCCAGT TTCACCAGGTGAAATTCGGCGCCCCACGCAGGAAGGAAAcagacccactgaatgagccG TGGGAAGAGGAGTGGACGCTGCTGGGAAAGGAGGAGCTGAGCGG GAGCCTGCTGCAGTCAGTCCAGGAGGCCCTGGAGGAAAG GAGCCTGACCATCCGGCCGGCCTTGGAACTCCAG GAGCTGGACTCCCCAGACGATGCCATAGGAACCATCAAGAGGGCTCCCTTCTTGGGGTCCTCCCCCCCTGAGCCTCCAGCTGAGGACCTTCCATCCAGCCTCCCAG gaaccccacccccacctcttccaGGCCCTGACAGCCCCCCGCTGCTCTCCACCGCCTGGGCCACCATGAAGCACCGGGAAGACCCCGAG aggTCATCCTGCCATGGGCTCCCCCCGACCCCGAAGGTGCAC ATGGGCGCCTGCTTCTCCAAGGTCTTCAATGGCTGCCCCCTGCGGATCCACGCTGCTGTCACCTGGATTCACCCTGTCACCCGGG ACCAGTTCCTGGTGGTGGGGGCCGAGGAAGGCATCTACACCCTCAATCTGCACGAACTGCATGAGGATACGCTGGAGAAG CTGATCTCACCCCGCTGCGCCTGGCTCTACTGTGTGAACAACGTGCTGCTGTCACTCTCAG GGAAATCCACGCACATCTGGGCCCACGACCTCCCAGGCCTGTTTGAGCAGCGGCGACTACAGCAGCAGGTCCCCCTCTCCATCCCTACCAACCGTCTCACCCAGCGTATCATCCCCAG GCGCTTTGCCCTGTCCACCAAGATTCCCGACACCAAAGGCTGCCTGCAGTGTCGCGTGG TGCGGAACCCACACACGGGCAGCACTTTCCTGCTGGCCGCACTGCCCGCCAGCCTGCTCCTGCTGCAGTGGTACGAGCCGCTCCAGAAATTTCTTCTGCTGAAG AATTTCTCCAGCCCCTTGCCCAGCCCAGCAGGGATGCTGGAGCCCCTGGTGCTGGACGGGAAGGAGCTACCGCAGGTGTGCGTGGGGGCCGAGGGCCCTGAGGGGCCCGGCTGCCGTGTCCTCTTCCATGTCCTGCCGCTGGAGGCTGGCCTGACCCCAGACATCCTCATACCACCTG ACGGGCTCCCGGGCTCCGCCCAGCAGGTGATCCAGGTGGACCGGGACACGGTCCTCGTCTGCTTTGACC GCTGCGTGAGGATTGTCAACCTGCTGGGCGAGCCCACGGCCACCCTGGCACCTGTGCTGACCTTTGACTTCCCCATTGAGACTGTGG TGTGTCTGCAGGACAGCGTGCTGGCCTTCTGGAGCCACGGGATGCAAGGCCGCAGCCTGGACACCAATGAG GTGACCCAGGAGATCACAGACGAGACGAGGGTCTTCCGAGTGCTTGGGGCCCACAG AGACATCATCCTTGAGAGCATCCCCACCGACAACCCGGGGGCCCACAGCAACCTCTACATCCTCACGGGCCATCAGAGCAGCTACTGA
- the MAP4K2 gene encoding mitogen-activated protein kinase kinase kinase kinase 2 isoform X2, giving the protein MALLQNVSLQDPRDRFELLQRVGAGTYGDVYKARDTVTSELAAVKIVKLDPGDDISSLQQEITILRECRHPNVVAYIGSYLRNDRLWICMEFCGGGSLQEIYHATGPLEERQIAYVCREALKGLHHLHSQGKIHRDIKGANLLLTLQGDVKLADFGVSGELTASVAKRRSFIGTPYWMAPEVAAVERKGGYNELCDVWALGITAIELGELQPPLFHLHPMRALMLMSKSSFQPPKLRDKMRWTQNFHHFLKLALTKNPKKRPTAEKLLQHPFTTQQLPRALLTQLLDKANDPHLGTPSPEDCDLETRDMFPDTIHSRGQHGPAERTPSEIQFHQVKFGAPRRKETDPLNEPWEEEWTLLGKEELSGSLLQSVQEALEERSLTIRPALELQELDSPDDAIGTIKRAPFLGSSPPEPPAEDLPSSLPGPDSPPLLSTAWATMKHREDPERSSCHGLPPTPKVHMGACFSKVFNGCPLRIHAAVTWIHPVTRDQFLVVGAEEGIYTLNLHELHEDTLEKLISPRCAWLYCVNNVLLSLSGKSTHIWAHDLPGLFEQRRLQQQVPLSIPTNRLTQRIIPRRFALSTKIPDTKGCLQCRVVRNPHTGSTFLLAALPASLLLLQWYEPLQKFLLLKNFSSPLPSPAGMLEPLVLDGKELPQVCVGAEGPEGPGCRVLFHVLPLEAGLTPDILIPPDGLPGSAQQVIQVDRDTVLVCFDRCVRIVNLLGEPTATLAPVLTFDFPIETVVCLQDSVLAFWSHGMQGRSLDTNEVTQEITDETRVFRVLGAHRDIILESIPTDNPGAHSNLYILTGHQSSY; this is encoded by the exons ATGGCGCTACTGCAGAACGTGTCGCTGCAGGATCCACGGGACCGCTTCGAGCTGCTGCAGCGCGTGGGGGCCGGGACCTATGGCGACGTCTACAAG GCCCGCGACACGGTCACGTCCGAACTGGCCGCGGTCAAGATAGTCAAGCTAGATCCAG GGGACGACATCAGTTCCCTCCAGCAGGAAATCACCATCCTGCGTGAGTGCCGCCACCCCAATGTGGTGGCCTACATTGGCAGCTACCTTAG GAATGACCGCTTGTGGATCTGCATGGAGTTCTGCGGAGGGGGGTCCCTGCAGGAGATTTACCACG CCACGGGGCCCCTGGAGGAACGGCAGATTGCCTATGTCTGCCGAGAGGCACTGAAG GGGCTGCACCACTTGCATTCTCAGGGGAAGATCCACCGAGACATAAAG GGAGCCAACCTTCTCCTCACCCTCCAGGGAGATGTCAAGCTGG CTGACTTTGGGGTGTCTGGTGAGCTGACGGCATCTGTAGCTAAGAGGAGGTCTTTCATTGGGACTCCGTACTG GATGGCCCCAGAAGTGGCTGCTGTGGAGCGCAAAGGTGGCTACAACGAGCTGTGTGACGTCTGGGCTCTGGGCATCACCGCCATCGAGCTGGGCGAGCTCCAGCCCCCTCTCTTCCACCTGCACCCCATGAG GGCCTTGATGCTTATGTCAAAGAGCAGCTTCCAGCCGCCCAAGCTGAGAGACAAGATGcgctg GACCCAGAATTTCCATCACTTCCTCAAGCTTGCCTTGACCAAGAACCCCAAGAAGAGACCAACAGCAGAGAAGCTTCTCCAG CACCCGTTCACGACCCAGCAGCTCCCGCGGGCTCTCCTTACACAACTGTTGGACAAGGCCAATGACCCCCACCTGGGAACCCCCTCCCCAGAAGACTGTGACCTGGAG ACCCGCGACATGTTTCCTGACACGATTCACTCCCGGGGGCAGCACGGCCCGGCCGAGAGGACCCCCTCCGAGATCCAGT TTCACCAGGTGAAATTCGGCGCCCCACGCAGGAAGGAAAcagacccactgaatgagccG TGGGAAGAGGAGTGGACGCTGCTGGGAAAGGAGGAGCTGAGCGG GAGCCTGCTGCAGTCAGTCCAGGAGGCCCTGGAGGAAAG GAGCCTGACCATCCGGCCGGCCTTGGAACTCCAG GAGCTGGACTCCCCAGACGATGCCATAGGAACCATCAAGAGGGCTCCCTTCTTGGGGTCCTCCCCCCCTGAGCCTCCAGCTGAGGACCTTCCATCCAGCCTCCCAG GCCCTGACAGCCCCCCGCTGCTCTCCACCGCCTGGGCCACCATGAAGCACCGGGAAGACCCCGAG aggTCATCCTGCCATGGGCTCCCCCCGACCCCGAAGGTGCAC ATGGGCGCCTGCTTCTCCAAGGTCTTCAATGGCTGCCCCCTGCGGATCCACGCTGCTGTCACCTGGATTCACCCTGTCACCCGGG ACCAGTTCCTGGTGGTGGGGGCCGAGGAAGGCATCTACACCCTCAATCTGCACGAACTGCATGAGGATACGCTGGAGAAG CTGATCTCACCCCGCTGCGCCTGGCTCTACTGTGTGAACAACGTGCTGCTGTCACTCTCAG GGAAATCCACGCACATCTGGGCCCACGACCTCCCAGGCCTGTTTGAGCAGCGGCGACTACAGCAGCAGGTCCCCCTCTCCATCCCTACCAACCGTCTCACCCAGCGTATCATCCCCAG GCGCTTTGCCCTGTCCACCAAGATTCCCGACACCAAAGGCTGCCTGCAGTGTCGCGTGG TGCGGAACCCACACACGGGCAGCACTTTCCTGCTGGCCGCACTGCCCGCCAGCCTGCTCCTGCTGCAGTGGTACGAGCCGCTCCAGAAATTTCTTCTGCTGAAG AATTTCTCCAGCCCCTTGCCCAGCCCAGCAGGGATGCTGGAGCCCCTGGTGCTGGACGGGAAGGAGCTACCGCAGGTGTGCGTGGGGGCCGAGGGCCCTGAGGGGCCCGGCTGCCGTGTCCTCTTCCATGTCCTGCCGCTGGAGGCTGGCCTGACCCCAGACATCCTCATACCACCTG ACGGGCTCCCGGGCTCCGCCCAGCAGGTGATCCAGGTGGACCGGGACACGGTCCTCGTCTGCTTTGACC GCTGCGTGAGGATTGTCAACCTGCTGGGCGAGCCCACGGCCACCCTGGCACCTGTGCTGACCTTTGACTTCCCCATTGAGACTGTGG TGTGTCTGCAGGACAGCGTGCTGGCCTTCTGGAGCCACGGGATGCAAGGCCGCAGCCTGGACACCAATGAG GTGACCCAGGAGATCACAGACGAGACGAGGGTCTTCCGAGTGCTTGGGGCCCACAG AGACATCATCCTTGAGAGCATCCCCACCGACAACCCGGGGGCCCACAGCAACCTCTACATCCTCACGGGCCATCAGAGCAGCTACTGA
- the MEN1 gene encoding menin isoform X1, protein MPRPAAMGLKAAQKTLFPLRSIDDVVRLFAAELGREEPDLVLLSLVLGFVEHFLAVNRVIPTNVPELTFQPSPAPDPPGGLTYFPVADLSIIAALYARFTAQIRGAVDLSLYPREGGVSSRELVKKVSDVIWNSLSRSYFKDRAHIQSLFSFITGTKLDSSGVAFAVVGACQALGLRDVHLALSEDHAWVVFGPNGEQTAEVTWHGKGNEDRRGQTVNAGVAERSWLYLKGSYMRCDRKMEVAFMVCAINPSIDLHTDSLELLQLQQKLLWLLYDLGHLERYPMALGNLADLEELEPTPGRPDPLTLYHKGIASAKTHYRDEHIYPYMYLAGYHCRNRNVREALQAWADTATVIQDYNYCREDEEIYKEFFEVANDVIPNLLKEAASLLEAGEERPGEQAQGTQSQGSALQDPECFAHLLRFYDGICKWEEGSPTPVLHVGWATFLVQSLGRFEGQVRQKVRIVSREAEAAEAEEPWGEEAREGRRRGPRRESKPEEPPPPKKPALDKGPGAGQGAVPGAPRKPPGTVSGTARGPEGGSAAPTPAPAASPPPEGPVLTFQSEKMKGMKELLVATKINSSAIKLQLTAQSQVQMKKQKVSTPSDYTLSFLKRQRKGL, encoded by the exons AT GCCGAGGCCCGCCGCCATGGGGCTGAAGGCCGCCCAGAAGACGCTGTTCCCGCTGCGCTCCATCGACGATGTGGTGCGCCTGTTCGCTGCGGAGCTGGGCCGAGAGGAGCCGGACCTGGTTCTCCTATCCCTGGTGCTGGGCTTCGTGGAGCACTTCCTAGCTGTCAACCGCGTCATCCCCACCAACGTGCCCGAGCTCACTTTCCAGCCCAGCCCCGCGCCCGACCCTCCTGGCGGCCTCACCTACTTCCCCGTGGCCGACCTGTCCATCATCGCCGCGCTGTATGCCCGCTTCACCGCCCAGATCCGCGGCGCGGTCGACCTGTCTCTTTACCCTCGAGAGGGGGGCGTCTCCAGCCGCGAGCTGGTGAAGAAGGTGTCCGACGTCATCTGGAACAGCCTCAGCCGCTCCTACTTCaaggatcgagcccacatccagTCCCTCTTCAGCTTCATCACAG GCACCAAACTGGACAGCTCTGGTGTGGCCTTTGCCGTGGTGGGGGCCTGCCAGGCCCTGGGTCTCCGAGATGTTCACCTGGCCTTGTCTGAGGACCATGCCTGGGTCGTGTTTGGGCCCAACGGAGAGCAGACGGCTGAGGTCACGTGGCATGGCAAGGGCAATGAAGATCGCAGGGGCCAGACGGTCAACGCGGGGGTGGCCGAGCGG AGCTGGCTGTACCTGAAAGGCTCGTACATGCGCTGTGACCGCAAAATGGAGGTGGCGTTTATGGTGTGTGCCATCAACCCGTCCATTGACCTGCACACGGACTCCCTGGAGCTGCTCCAGCTGCAGCAG AAGCTGCTCTGGCTGCTGTATGACCTGGGACATCTGGAAAG GTACCCTATGGCGCTGGGGAACCTGGCAGATCTGGAGGAGCTGGAGCCCACTCCTGGCCGGCCAGACCCACTCACCCTCTACCACAAG GGCATTGCCTCAGCCAAGACCCACTACCGGGACGAGCACATCTACCCCTACATGTACCTGGCTGGCTACCATTGTCGCAACCGCAATGTGCGCGAAGCCCTGCAGGCTTGGGCCGACACAGCCACTGTCATCCAGGA CTACAACTACTGCCGTGAAGACGAGGAGATCTACAAGGAATTCTTCGAAGTAGCCAATGACGTCATCCCCAACCTGCTGAAGGAGGCCGCCAGCCTGCTGGAGGCCGGCGAGGAGCGGCCAGGGGAGCAGGCCCAG ggCACCCAGAGCCAGGGTTCTGCCCTCCAGGACCCAGAGTGCTTCGCCCACTTGCTGCGATTCTACGATGGCATCTGCAAATGGGAAGAGGGCAGCCCCACACCGGTGCTGCACGTGGGCTGGGCCACCTTCCTCGTGCAGTCCCTAGGCCGTTTTGAGGGACAG GTGCGGCAGAAGGTACGCATCGTGAGCCGCGAGGCGGAGGCGGCCGAGGCGGAGGAACCGTGGGGCGAGGAAGCCCGGGAAGGCCGGCGGCGAGGCCCGCGGCGGGAATCCAAGCCTGAGGAGCCGCCGCCGCCCAAGAAGCCGGCGCTGGACAAGGGCCCCGGCGCGGGCCAGGGCGCGGTGCCGGGAGCCCCCCGGAAGCCCCCAGGGACGGTCTCGGGCACTGCCCGCGGCCCCGAGGGCGGTAGCGCGGCGCCGACCCCGGCGCCCGCCGCCTCGCCGCCACCGGAGGGTCCGGTGCTGACTTTCCAGAGCGAGAAGATGAAGGGCATGAAGGAGCTGCTCGTGGCCACCAAGATCAATTCGAGCGCCATCAAGCTGCAGCTCACGGCGCAGTCACAAGTGCAGATGAAGAAGCAGAAGGTGTCTACACCTAGTGACTACACGCTTTCCTTCCTCAAGCGGCAGCGCAAGGGCCTTTGA